A single genomic interval of Lewinellaceae bacterium harbors:
- a CDS encoding caspase family protein encodes MPPAIQPRGAIDASRLERYLKRHPGEGYLWLACHAAFFVALTPGLLYRLWVNFRYDEQGKPLDMPLDAVSSLLNSPLCRELGQGVYEVQESLRAPLLNHLRQEVRFGSPRLYRLARFLLAYLDYCGDELPSPAFAEAQRWTAEAYLKPELAAQRLLEAFTDTVDGKAAASSVEVYLNWISSRGSEEERTGGVDPLAVAEQLVRGMRNYQKGARQEAIEALRELAGHIKTGGSASPSAYRTKIPEDILELIKPGPGVEVELEPKGTVRALLVGVGKTASGQMPELEGPGDDLRLLREQLPVLLDGRRLEAMVLEDAAATKEAVLQQWREMVEQAKPEDHLLFYFSGHAENKGKNYLIFYDYQEQRMSKVEGIRTVTGGVIYDGEFKEAAAACKGFITLVLDTHAGGEGWLDLNNDKNVILSATLPGQMAYEQRFGETTHGLFSKALMEVLAAGRYRSNKEVVREAANRMKAAASMQQTPVVLGSPAARRRAVAGQGASERSNIDYLLDLLKANGYLKRQSGQGIFTVIETCWASFASDFSLQKELDFSKTADMEHAIGLLEKALLFKEKDGLSLGFPFMPDAERELFHLELSLEELLSIPVHINRKKQDDGDPATR; translated from the coding sequence ATGCCACCAGCCATCCAACCCAGAGGGGCCATCGACGCCAGCCGCCTGGAGCGCTACCTGAAGCGCCACCCCGGGGAGGGCTACCTGTGGCTGGCCTGCCATGCCGCCTTCTTCGTGGCGCTGACGCCGGGGCTGCTCTACCGCCTGTGGGTCAACTTCCGGTACGACGAGCAGGGGAAACCGCTGGACATGCCGCTGGATGCCGTTTCCAGCCTGCTGAACTCCCCGTTGTGCCGGGAGTTGGGGCAGGGCGTGTATGAAGTGCAGGAGAGCCTGCGGGCGCCGTTGCTCAACCACCTGAGGCAGGAAGTTCGTTTTGGCAGCCCCCGCCTGTACCGTTTGGCCCGCTTCCTGCTCGCCTACCTGGACTACTGCGGCGATGAGTTGCCCTCGCCCGCCTTCGCCGAAGCGCAGCGGTGGACGGCAGAAGCCTACCTCAAGCCCGAACTGGCCGCCCAACGCCTCCTGGAGGCATTCACCGATACAGTGGATGGGAAAGCAGCGGCCAGCTCCGTGGAGGTCTACCTCAACTGGATCAGTAGCCGGGGAAGCGAGGAGGAGCGAACCGGAGGCGTGGACCCGTTGGCGGTGGCGGAGCAACTCGTCCGCGGCATGCGCAACTACCAGAAAGGGGCAAGGCAGGAAGCCATAGAAGCCCTCCGCGAACTGGCCGGGCACATCAAAACCGGCGGCAGCGCCAGCCCGTCGGCCTATCGCACCAAAATACCGGAAGACATCCTGGAACTGATCAAGCCAGGGCCGGGCGTGGAGGTGGAACTGGAACCGAAAGGAACGGTGCGCGCCCTGCTGGTGGGGGTAGGCAAAACGGCCTCCGGCCAGATGCCGGAACTGGAAGGGCCGGGCGATGACCTTCGCCTCCTTCGGGAACAACTGCCTGTTTTGTTGGATGGAAGGCGGCTGGAAGCAATGGTCCTGGAGGATGCTGCCGCTACCAAAGAAGCTGTTTTACAACAATGGCGGGAAATGGTGGAGCAGGCCAAACCGGAAGACCACCTGCTCTTCTACTTCAGTGGGCATGCCGAGAATAAAGGAAAAAATTACCTTATCTTTTATGATTATCAGGAACAGCGCATGTCCAAGGTAGAGGGTATCCGCACAGTAACCGGAGGAGTGATCTACGACGGAGAATTCAAAGAGGCTGCTGCTGCCTGCAAAGGCTTTATCACCCTGGTTTTGGACACCCACGCCGGCGGCGAAGGCTGGCTGGATTTGAATAATGATAAAAATGTCATCCTCTCCGCTACCTTGCCCGGGCAGATGGCTTATGAGCAGCGCTTCGGGGAAACTACCCACGGCCTGTTCAGCAAAGCCTTGATGGAAGTGCTGGCGGCCGGCCGGTACCGGAGCAATAAGGAGGTAGTTCGCGAAGCAGCGAACAGGATGAAGGCGGCGGCCAGCATGCAGCAAACGCCTGTCGTGTTGGGCAGCCCGGCTGCCCGGCGGCGGGCTGTAGCAGGACAGGGAGCATCAGAACGGTCAAACATTGATTACTTGCTGGACTTACTGAAAGCTAATGGATATCTAAAACGGCAATCCGGCCAGGGTATATTTACAGTCATCGAAACTTGTTGGGCCAGCTTCGCGAGTGATTTTTCCTTGCAGAAAGAACTCGACTTTTCCAAAACAGCCGACATGGAGCATGCAATAGGCTTATTGGAAAAGGCTTTATTGTTCAAAGAAAAAGACGGGCTTTCCCTTGGCTTTCCCTTCATGCCCGATGCAGAAAGAGAACTGTTCCATTTGGAATTGTCGCTGGAAGAATTACTGAGCATCCCTGTACACATCAACCGAAAAAAGCAAGACGATGGCGATCCGGCAACCCGATAG